Proteins encoded by one window of Chondromyces crocatus:
- a CDS encoding AgmX/PglI C-terminal domain-containing protein, whose protein sequence is MTYRAAVLGLIPFVSTLVGCRPEAPPASPAEVAVIDLGAGSTATGPAAPAAPEKPDQEAGSDEEDTSDEPSAEAHGNRGLFQGAESPYGGTASILSADVAMDQGVMKGNAIGESYGVGGLGLSGIGTGGGGTGETIGLGTIGTFRSGAGTGAGFGSGAGRLGGASSALPKVSVTEPTVKGELPREVVQRLIRHHVGRFRQCYLTGLRRNPALKGRMNVTFVIGKEGSVTSVREGSSDMGNKDVSACVIRAFQSMSFPMPKEGVVIVSSALQFEPAPPPSADAAAAPPPAPSPAPSPATSKPATK, encoded by the coding sequence ATGACGTATCGCGCCGCGGTGCTCGGCTTGATTCCGTTCGTCTCGACGCTGGTCGGCTGTCGACCGGAAGCGCCGCCCGCGTCACCCGCGGAGGTCGCCGTGATCGATCTCGGCGCCGGCTCGACGGCAACCGGGCCAGCAGCTCCCGCCGCGCCAGAGAAGCCTGACCAGGAGGCGGGGAGCGATGAGGAAGACACGTCGGACGAGCCGTCCGCCGAGGCGCACGGAAACAGGGGGCTGTTTCAGGGCGCAGAGTCCCCGTACGGCGGGACGGCCAGCATCCTCAGCGCCGATGTCGCCATGGACCAGGGCGTCATGAAGGGCAACGCGATCGGGGAGAGTTACGGGGTTGGTGGTCTCGGGCTCTCCGGTATCGGCACGGGCGGGGGAGGGACCGGGGAGACCATCGGCCTCGGAACCATCGGCACGTTCAGGAGCGGCGCGGGGACGGGTGCGGGGTTTGGCTCGGGCGCTGGGCGGCTGGGCGGAGCGTCATCCGCGCTTCCGAAGGTGAGCGTCACGGAGCCCACCGTGAAAGGAGAGCTGCCACGCGAGGTCGTTCAGCGGCTCATCCGGCACCATGTGGGTCGCTTCCGCCAGTGCTACCTGACCGGGCTCCGCAGGAATCCGGCGCTGAAGGGCAGGATGAACGTCACGTTCGTCATCGGCAAGGAGGGGAGCGTGACGTCCGTGCGCGAGGGTTCCTCCGACATGGGCAACAAGGACGTCAGCGCCTGCGTGATCCGGGCGTTCCAGTCGATGAGCTTTCCCATGCCGAAAGAAGGCGTGGTGATCGTCAGCTCCGCTCTCCAGTTCGAACCTGCCCCGCCTCCGAGCGCCGATGCGGCTGCGGCTCCGCCTCCAGCGCCGTCACCGGCTCCGTCTCCAGCGACCTCGAAACCGGCGACGAAATGA
- a CDS encoding AgmX/PglI C-terminal domain-containing protein has translation MSGCRSEPPPEEDAELGVDAVSTTTQTASPAASAEPAQGAGNDTQGTSAEHAASTLGTATGRVDGAVLGRPGTVPTDPTAQGELPQEVIQRVIRQHAGRFRSCYEDGLRTDPKLKGTVNVTFVIGKEGNVTSAREASSDMGNEGVSACMVRVFQGMVFPAPKNGVVTVTYPLRFTSG, from the coding sequence ATGAGCGGCTGTCGATCGGAGCCACCGCCGGAAGAGGACGCGGAGCTCGGTGTCGATGCGGTGTCGACGACGACCCAGACAGCGTCTCCCGCCGCCTCCGCCGAGCCTGCCCAGGGCGCGGGAAATGACACGCAGGGGACGTCGGCCGAGCACGCCGCCTCGACACTCGGCACGGCCACAGGGCGCGTGGACGGTGCGGTTCTTGGACGACCAGGCACGGTGCCCACCGATCCCACGGCGCAAGGGGAGCTGCCGCAGGAGGTCATTCAACGGGTCATCCGGCAGCACGCCGGTCGCTTCCGCTCGTGCTACGAAGACGGGCTCCGCACGGATCCGAAGCTGAAGGGGACCGTGAACGTCACGTTCGTCATCGGCAAGGAGGGGAACGTGACGTCTGCGCGCGAGGCCTCCTCCGACATGGGCAACGAGGGCGTCAGCGCCTGCATGGTCCGGGTGTTCCAGGGGATGGTCTTTCCGGCACCGAAGAACGGCGTGGTGACCGTCACCTACCCCCTCCGGTTCACGAGCGGCTAG
- a CDS encoding AgmX/PglI C-terminal domain-containing protein encodes MVGCRPEAPPASPDTVAVIDPAAGSTTSAPASATKAEEPAQDTSASPSDATSSRSGPAGDEDPAGPTKQYAIEVSREDDEARRRGVGQGGGGLRGVGQGGGGLSGVGQGGGGKGESSGAGSSPGAGSGFGRMAGSKSAGANVHPLAPKVQGKLSSAVIEQVVQKHINFFRFCYELALEKDPMLRGGVNVTFVIGKEGKVTSTREAASDLGNKEMTTCVVHSFQALKFPEPEGGGVVTVTYPLRFYRGAPLQSDPPAAPAPKQ; translated from the coding sequence ATGGTCGGCTGTCGACCGGAGGCGCCACCCGCTTCGCCTGACACGGTGGCCGTGATCGATCCCGCCGCCGGGTCGACGACGAGCGCGCCAGCTTCAGCGACCAAAGCGGAGGAGCCTGCTCAGGACACCTCGGCGTCTCCGTCCGACGCGACGAGCAGCAGGAGCGGCCCCGCAGGTGACGAGGACCCCGCAGGCCCCACGAAGCAGTACGCCATCGAGGTCAGCCGCGAGGATGACGAGGCGAGACGCCGCGGCGTGGGCCAAGGAGGAGGAGGCCTGCGCGGCGTGGGCCAAGGAGGAGGAGGCCTGAGCGGCGTGGGCCAAGGGGGCGGCGGCAAGGGCGAGAGCAGCGGCGCCGGAAGCAGCCCGGGGGCAGGCTCGGGATTCGGACGCATGGCCGGGTCGAAGAGCGCCGGCGCGAACGTGCACCCCCTCGCGCCGAAGGTGCAAGGAAAGCTGTCGTCCGCAGTCATCGAGCAGGTCGTTCAGAAGCACATCAACTTCTTCCGCTTCTGCTACGAGCTGGCGCTCGAAAAGGATCCGATGCTGAGGGGTGGCGTGAACGTCACGTTCGTCATCGGCAAGGAAGGGAAGGTGACGTCGACGCGCGAGGCCGCCTCCGACCTCGGCAACAAGGAGATGACCACCTGCGTGGTCCACTCGTTCCAGGCGTTGAAGTTCCCCGAACCCGAGGGAGGTGGCGTGGTCACCGTCACCTATCCTTTGCGGTTCTACAGGGGCGCCCCGCTCCAGAGCGACCCCCCGGCGGCACCCGCGCCAAAGCAGTGA
- a CDS encoding AgmX/PglI C-terminal domain-containing protein, translated as MRYRAAALGLFPFAWTMSGCRPEAPAASPAEVAVIDLSAAPAASTPASSASSTEAAQDAPSDEAGTSDGKAIKEYGVIGLLQATSESPFETPTNIFGPADEGNAGGFGLGGLGLRGVGQGGGGTGEGIGLGTIGTIGRGNGTGAGYGRGAGATTGGPEVRTVAPTVKGSLPPEVIQRIIRQHRARFRHCYEVSLQKDPTLQGGASFTFVIGKEGKVTSAREATSDLGNKDVSTCVVQVIQSLVFPAPEKGGVVTVTYPLRFSSAAPAPSEKDAPPSKDAPAAPPTTTSTPTKK; from the coding sequence ATGAGGTATCGCGCCGCAGCGCTCGGCTTGTTCCCCTTCGCCTGGACGATGAGCGGCTGCCGCCCGGAAGCACCAGCAGCATCCCCCGCAGAGGTCGCGGTGATCGACCTCTCCGCGGCGCCGGCAGCCAGCACGCCAGCATCGTCCGCCAGTTCGACCGAGGCGGCTCAGGACGCGCCCAGCGATGAGGCGGGCACGTCGGATGGGAAAGCCATCAAGGAATACGGGGTGATCGGGCTGCTCCAGGCCACCTCGGAGTCGCCGTTCGAGACGCCAACGAACATCTTCGGCCCTGCCGACGAGGGCAACGCTGGCGGCTTCGGGCTCGGGGGGCTGGGGCTCCGCGGCGTGGGCCAAGGCGGGGGAGGCACGGGAGAGGGCATCGGCCTCGGCACCATCGGTACCATCGGGCGCGGTAACGGGACGGGCGCGGGATACGGGCGTGGGGCAGGTGCGACGACCGGCGGCCCGGAGGTACGCACCGTCGCGCCGACGGTGAAAGGGAGCCTGCCACCCGAGGTCATTCAGCGGATCATCCGGCAGCACAGGGCTCGCTTCCGTCATTGCTACGAGGTCTCGCTCCAGAAGGATCCGACGCTGCAGGGTGGTGCGAGCTTCACGTTCGTCATCGGCAAGGAGGGGAAGGTCACGTCCGCGCGCGAGGCCACCTCCGACCTCGGCAACAAGGACGTGAGCACCTGCGTGGTCCAGGTGATCCAGTCGCTGGTGTTCCCCGCGCCAGAGAAGGGTGGCGTGGTCACCGTCACCTACCCCCTGCGGTTCTCCAGCGCCGCCCCGGCTCCGAGCGAGAAGGACGCTCCGCCGAGCAAGGACGCCCCCGCAGCCCCGCCCACCACGACGTCCACGCCGACGAAGAAGTGA